A DNA window from Labrus mixtus chromosome 4, fLabMix1.1, whole genome shotgun sequence contains the following coding sequences:
- the parvb gene encoding beta-parvin isoform X3, translated as MDADNMSDLQEEGKNAINAPMLPPGTDIHPEDTLLEENAERIMLDPTSRDNLKFKDLLKVLIDWINSELEEDRIIVKDLEEDCYDGQVLQKLFEKLSGRKLNVAEVTQSEIGQKQKLQTVLEAVNELLRPHGWTIEWSVDSIHSKNLVAIVYLLVALAMHFQAPIRLPEHVSVQVVVVKKREGILQTALVTKELTSTTEMMMGRFERDAFDTLLDHAPDKLNVVKSSLITFVNKHLNKLNLEVTELESQFADGVYLVLLMGLLEDYFVPLYNFFLTPESFEQKVHNVAFAFELMQDGGLKKPKARPEDVVNLNLKSTLRVLYNLFTNYKNSD; from the exons ATGGATGCAGACAATA TGAGTGATCTCCAAGAGGAGGGGAAGAATGCCATCAATGCTCCTATGCTTCCCCCCGGGACGGACATCCATCCAGAGGACACACTGCTGg AGGAAAATGCTGAGAGGATCATGTTAGACCCAACGTCACGGGACAATCTTAAATTTAAAGATCTTCTGAAG GTCCTGATCGACTGGATCAACAGTGAGTTGGAGGAAGACAGGATCATAGTCAAAGACCTGGAAGAGGACTGTTATGATGGACAAGTGCTCCAGAAGTTATTTG agaagttGTCCGGCAGGAAGCTGAATGTGGCCGAGGTGACACAGTCAGAGATCGGACAGAAACAGAAGCTTCAGACGGTTCTGGAGGCGGTCAATGAACTTCTGAGACCTCACGGCTGGACCATTGAGTGGAGTGTTGACT CCATCCATTCAAAGAACCTGGTGGCCATCGTCTACCTGCTGGTGGCTCTCGCAATGCACTTCCAGGCCCCCATCAGACTGCCGGAGCATGTTTCTGTGCAGGTGGTGGTAGTCAAG AAGCGCGAGGGCATCCTGCAGACTGCTTTAGTGACCAAGGAGCTGACGAGCACCACAGA aatgaTGATGGGAAGGTTTG AGAGAGACGCATTCGACACTTTGTTGGATCACGCGCCTGACAAGCTCAACGTAGTGAAATCG TCTCTCATCACCTTCGTAAACAAACACCTGAACAAGCTGAACCTGGAGGTTACAGAGCTGGAATCTCAG tttGCTGATGGAGTGTACCTGGTTTTGCTGATGGGGCTGCTAGAAGACTACTTTGTCCCTCTCTACAACTTCTTCCTCACCCCTGAGAGCTTCGAACAGAAG GTCCACAATGTGGCGTTTGCCTTTGAGCTGATGCAGGATGGAGGCCTGAAGAAACCCAAAGCCAGACCAGAAG atgTTGTCAACCTGAACCTCAAATCCACCCTCAGAGTCCTCTACAACCTGTTCACCAACTACAAAAACTCTGATTGa
- the hdac10 gene encoding polyamine deacetylase HDAC10 isoform X2: protein MKMGTALIYDEEMTKYKLLWVDPACKIEVPERLTVSYDALIQNGLTDRCVSVPVREATDADILQVHSEEYLEAVKKTPYMTLEDLKEFTLQYGDVYFHPNIYHCAKLAAGAALQLVDSVMTGKVRNGMALVRPPGHHSMRSAANGFCVFNNVAIAARYAKQKYGLKRVLIVDWDVHHGQGVQYCFEDDPSVLYFSWHRYEHQKFWPQLRESDYDSVGKDKGAGFNINVPWNQVGMKNSDYLSLFCHVLLPVAYEFCPDLVLVCAGFDSAIGDPEGKMCATPDIFAHLTHLLMNLAGGKLCAVLEGGYNLTSLPQSVCQTVQTLLGDPAPRPANLDGPCESALESLHCVRSAHRQYWSSLKHAADLPTSDISTKRIKLAEEEEGKSENGEEETSEEVWPEPLKRVPPPIRTAVVLPDGVTCPDGCKRFSSLEDPNQESVNKLRETLLKAEADSVALATLSSLIALVEKMEKNEICNGLALVADVSMAMMRLVQHAATAPHSRLLVVCVGDEVVPSLDTDDGKTLLVQFSSKESDKQKSKYHINVCLKKGCSDALGFTQAVLSLLLPLGYEYDPSLVLLVRMSDSGVCDSAWQQLTGLLLGLAQGRTLVLMQEAEKARVGLTASSLLGDAAPSLGQLDAPLPEDVEALERLRHRLQADWKLLQTTAPDTGRGDAP from the exons ATGAAGATGGGGACAGCACTAATTTACGACGAGGAGATGACCAAGTATAAACTGCTCTGGGTTGA CCCGGCTTGTAAGATTGAAGTGCCTGAGCGTCTGACGGTGAGTTATGACGCTTTGATCCAGAACGGTCTGACAGATCGCTGCGTCTCTGTACCTGTCCGAGAGGCGACTGATGCAGACATCCTGCAGGTTCACAG CGAGGAGTACTTAGAGGCAGTGAAGAAGACCCCCTACATGACCTTGGAGGATCTGAAAGAGTTCACCCTGCAGTATGGGGACGTCTACTTCCACCCA AACATCTATCACTGTGCCAAGCTGGCTGCAGGGGCTGCACTGCAGCTCGTGGACAGTGTAATGACAGGAAAGGTGAGGAATGGCATGGCTCTGGTCAG ACCACCTGGACATCACAGTATGCGCAGCGCTGCCAACGGATTCTGTGTGTTCAATAATGTGGCCATAGCAGCTCGATATGCCAAGCAAAAATATGGGTTGAAAAG GGTTTTAATAGTTGACTGGGATGTACATCACGGTCAAGGGGTGCAGTACTGTTTCGAAGACGATCCAAG CGTGCTCTACTTCTCCTGGCACCGCTATGAGCATCAGAAATTCTGGCCTCAGCTGAGAGAATCGGACTACGACAGTGTTGGGAAAGACAAAGGGGCTGGATTCAATATCAATGTGCCCTGGAATCAG GTGGGAATGAAAAACAGCGactatctttctctcttctgtcaCGTTCTTCTGCCAGTCGCGTACGAG TTTTGCCCAGACCTGGTCCTGGTGTGTGCAGGCTTTGACTCAGCCATTGGTGACCCAGAG gGTAAAATGTGTGCCACCCCAGACATCTTTGCCCACCTCACTCACCTGCTGATGAACCTGGCAGGAGGGAAACTGTGCGCTGTTCTGGAG GGAGGATACAACTTGACGTCCCTCCCTCAGTCTGTGTGTCAGACAGTTCAAACTTTGCTTGGAGATCCTGCGCCTCGACCTGCAAATCTCGACGGCCCCTGTGAAAG tGCGCTTGAGTCCCTTCACTGTGTCCGATCAGCTCACAGGCAGTACTGGTCCTCCCTCAAACATGCAG CGGATCTACCCACCTCTGATATCAGCACAAAGCGCATTAAattagcagaagaagaagaaggaaagtcGGAGAatggagaagaggagacaagtGAAGAGGTGTGGCCTGAGCCTCTGAAACGTGTCCCTCCTCCGATCCGCACAGCTGTAGTCCTACCTGACGGTGTAACCTGCCCAGACGGATGTAAGCGCTTCAGCTCATTAGAGGATCCCAACCAAGAAAGTGTCAACAAACTCAG AGAGACTTTGCTCAAAGCGGAAGCTGACAGCGTTGCTCTAGCAACCCTCTCCAGTCTTATTGCCCTCGTAGAGAAGATGGAGAAGAATGAG ATCTGCAATGGCTTGGCTCTGGTCGCCGATGTGTCCATGGCGATGATGCGTCTTGTCCAGCATGCTGCAACTGCCCCACACAGCCG GcttcttgttgtgtgtgttggggaTGAAGTCGTCCCGAGTCTCGACACAGATGACGG GAAAACACTCCTGGTTCAGTTTAGCAGCAAAGAATCGGACAAACAGAAAAGCAAATATCACATCAATGTGTGCCTAAAGAAG GGTTGCAGCGACGCGTTGGGGTTCACACAGGCTGTGCTGAGCCTCCTTCTGCCTCTGGGATACGAGTACGACCCTAGTCTGGTTCTGTTGGTGCGGATGTCAGATAGCGGTGTGTGTGATAGTGCGTGGCAGCAGCTAACAGGCCTGCTGCTGGGCCTGGCACAAGGACGGACACTCGTACTCATGCAG gAAGCTGAAAAGGCTCGGGTTGGACTCACAGCTTCCTCTCTCCTTGGGGACGCTGCACCCTCTCTAGGGCAGCTTGATGCTCCTTTGCCTGAGGATGTGGAGGCATTGGAGAGGCTGAGACACAGGCTGCAGGCAGATTGGAAGCTTCTGCAGACTACAG CACCAGATACAGGACGAGGTGATGCACCCTGA
- the parvb gene encoding beta-parvin isoform X1, which translates to MSGTTNTSASSQSAKMKKDESFLGKLGGTLVRKKKAKEVSDLQEEGKNAINAPMLPPGTDIHPEDTLLEENAERIMLDPTSRDNLKFKDLLKVLIDWINSELEEDRIIVKDLEEDCYDGQVLQKLFEKLSGRKLNVAEVTQSEIGQKQKLQTVLEAVNELLRPHGWTIEWSVDSIHSKNLVAIVYLLVALAMHFQAPIRLPEHVSVQVVVVKKREGILQTALVTKELTSTTEMMMGRFERDAFDTLLDHAPDKLNVVKSSLITFVNKHLNKLNLEVTELESQFADGVYLVLLMGLLEDYFVPLYNFFLTPESFEQKVHNVAFAFELMQDGGLKKPKARPEDVVNLNLKSTLRVLYNLFTNYKNSD; encoded by the exons ATGTCTGGGACTACTAACACATCTGCGTCCTCGCAGTCggcaaaaatgaaaaaggacgAATCCTTCCTCGGCAAATTGGGAGGAACACTGGTGCGGAAGAAAAAAGCCAAAGAAG TGAGTGATCTCCAAGAGGAGGGGAAGAATGCCATCAATGCTCCTATGCTTCCCCCCGGGACGGACATCCATCCAGAGGACACACTGCTGg AGGAAAATGCTGAGAGGATCATGTTAGACCCAACGTCACGGGACAATCTTAAATTTAAAGATCTTCTGAAG GTCCTGATCGACTGGATCAACAGTGAGTTGGAGGAAGACAGGATCATAGTCAAAGACCTGGAAGAGGACTGTTATGATGGACAAGTGCTCCAGAAGTTATTTG agaagttGTCCGGCAGGAAGCTGAATGTGGCCGAGGTGACACAGTCAGAGATCGGACAGAAACAGAAGCTTCAGACGGTTCTGGAGGCGGTCAATGAACTTCTGAGACCTCACGGCTGGACCATTGAGTGGAGTGTTGACT CCATCCATTCAAAGAACCTGGTGGCCATCGTCTACCTGCTGGTGGCTCTCGCAATGCACTTCCAGGCCCCCATCAGACTGCCGGAGCATGTTTCTGTGCAGGTGGTGGTAGTCAAG AAGCGCGAGGGCATCCTGCAGACTGCTTTAGTGACCAAGGAGCTGACGAGCACCACAGA aatgaTGATGGGAAGGTTTG AGAGAGACGCATTCGACACTTTGTTGGATCACGCGCCTGACAAGCTCAACGTAGTGAAATCG TCTCTCATCACCTTCGTAAACAAACACCTGAACAAGCTGAACCTGGAGGTTACAGAGCTGGAATCTCAG tttGCTGATGGAGTGTACCTGGTTTTGCTGATGGGGCTGCTAGAAGACTACTTTGTCCCTCTCTACAACTTCTTCCTCACCCCTGAGAGCTTCGAACAGAAG GTCCACAATGTGGCGTTTGCCTTTGAGCTGATGCAGGATGGAGGCCTGAAGAAACCCAAAGCCAGACCAGAAG atgTTGTCAACCTGAACCTCAAATCCACCCTCAGAGTCCTCTACAACCTGTTCACCAACTACAAAAACTCTGATTGa
- the parvb gene encoding beta-parvin isoform X2: MAGLLCGTKRKKQVSDLQEEGKNAINAPMLPPGTDIHPEDTLLEENAERIMLDPTSRDNLKFKDLLKVLIDWINSELEEDRIIVKDLEEDCYDGQVLQKLFEKLSGRKLNVAEVTQSEIGQKQKLQTVLEAVNELLRPHGWTIEWSVDSIHSKNLVAIVYLLVALAMHFQAPIRLPEHVSVQVVVVKKREGILQTALVTKELTSTTEMMMGRFERDAFDTLLDHAPDKLNVVKSSLITFVNKHLNKLNLEVTELESQFADGVYLVLLMGLLEDYFVPLYNFFLTPESFEQKVHNVAFAFELMQDGGLKKPKARPEDVVNLNLKSTLRVLYNLFTNYKNSD, translated from the exons ATGGCAGGGCTGCTGTGTgggacaaagaggaagaaacaag TGAGTGATCTCCAAGAGGAGGGGAAGAATGCCATCAATGCTCCTATGCTTCCCCCCGGGACGGACATCCATCCAGAGGACACACTGCTGg AGGAAAATGCTGAGAGGATCATGTTAGACCCAACGTCACGGGACAATCTTAAATTTAAAGATCTTCTGAAG GTCCTGATCGACTGGATCAACAGTGAGTTGGAGGAAGACAGGATCATAGTCAAAGACCTGGAAGAGGACTGTTATGATGGACAAGTGCTCCAGAAGTTATTTG agaagttGTCCGGCAGGAAGCTGAATGTGGCCGAGGTGACACAGTCAGAGATCGGACAGAAACAGAAGCTTCAGACGGTTCTGGAGGCGGTCAATGAACTTCTGAGACCTCACGGCTGGACCATTGAGTGGAGTGTTGACT CCATCCATTCAAAGAACCTGGTGGCCATCGTCTACCTGCTGGTGGCTCTCGCAATGCACTTCCAGGCCCCCATCAGACTGCCGGAGCATGTTTCTGTGCAGGTGGTGGTAGTCAAG AAGCGCGAGGGCATCCTGCAGACTGCTTTAGTGACCAAGGAGCTGACGAGCACCACAGA aatgaTGATGGGAAGGTTTG AGAGAGACGCATTCGACACTTTGTTGGATCACGCGCCTGACAAGCTCAACGTAGTGAAATCG TCTCTCATCACCTTCGTAAACAAACACCTGAACAAGCTGAACCTGGAGGTTACAGAGCTGGAATCTCAG tttGCTGATGGAGTGTACCTGGTTTTGCTGATGGGGCTGCTAGAAGACTACTTTGTCCCTCTCTACAACTTCTTCCTCACCCCTGAGAGCTTCGAACAGAAG GTCCACAATGTGGCGTTTGCCTTTGAGCTGATGCAGGATGGAGGCCTGAAGAAACCCAAAGCCAGACCAGAAG atgTTGTCAACCTGAACCTCAAATCCACCCTCAGAGTCCTCTACAACCTGTTCACCAACTACAAAAACTCTGATTGa
- the LOC132972768 gene encoding endonuclease domain-containing 1 protein-like, which yields MKHRGATQDDDISKGTECTVKTFRRFSVMLVSRTDQTLICLLVVVMAAAEVQENISPECKQFLYMGTLPRGLEEKASKKICQYYAGNPRFVTLYDTLNHIPVYSAYTFKRSDGFKKVDVPWMYEPQLSTASGSRDMQQLPAENLHRSFEDAQAVLDDYSDSVIFERGQLNPDEHQASPDDKASTYTLTNVVPRVRDFNIGPWKNHEHTIRRRLNNYCRGTAYMVTGVTISGHTIRRHNINRLGIPTYIWSAYCCVDYDHNAPYSERSKFPAFAAYGLNDRERNNVQEMTMQQLEDFLKKVTYVDSNFQVFYDNCALHPS from the exons ATGAAGCACAGAGGAGCCACACAGGACGATGACATTTCAAAAGGGACTGAATGCACGGTGAAGACATTCCGCAGGTTTTCCGTCATGCTCGTCTCCAGAACCGACCAAACGCTCATCTGTCTTCTCGTCGTTGTGATGGCGGCGGCAGAGGTGCAGGAAAACATCTCACCAGAGTGTAAACAGTTCCTCTACATGGGCACGCTGCCTCGAGGGCTGGAGGAGAAGGCTTCTAAGAAGATCTGCCAGTACTATGCAGGAAACCCACGATTTGTCACCTTGTACGACACTTTGAACCACATCCCTGTTTATTCTGCGTACACCTTCAAGCGCTCGGACGGCTTCAAGAAGGTCGATGTACCATGGATGTATGAGCCACAG CTCTCCACAGCATCAGGCTCCAGAGACATGCAGCAGCTTCCCGCAGAAAACCTTCACCGGAGTTTCGAGGATGCTCAGGCCGTGCTCGACGACTACTCCGACAGTGTCATCTTCGAGCGCGGCCAGCTGAATCCGGATGAGCACCAGGCCAGCCCTGATGACAAGGCATCCACCTACACTCTGACAAACGTTGTCCCTCGGGTCCGAGATTTCAACATCGGCCCTTGGAAAAACCACGAGCACACCATCCGAAGGCGCCTCAACAACTACTGCCGGGGCACCGCATACATGGTCACGGGGGTCACCATCTCCGGGCACACAATCCGCCGACACAACATCAACCGCCTGGGCATCCCCACCTATATCTGGTCGGCCTACTGCTGCGTTGACTATGACCACAATGCACCTTACTCTGAGCGCTCAAAGTTTCCAGCGTTCGCAGCCTACGGTCTAAACGACAGGGAGAGAAATAACGTTCAAGAGATGACgatgcagcagctggaggacTTCCTGAAGAAGGTGACTTATGTTGACAGTAATTTCCAGGTCTTTTACGACAACTGTGCCCTGCACCCTTCTTAA
- the hdac10 gene encoding polyamine deacetylase HDAC10 isoform X1 yields MKMGTALIYDEEMTKYKLLWVDPACKIEVPERLTVSYDALIQNGLTDRCVSVPVREATDADILQVHSEEYLEAVKKTPYMTLEDLKEFTLQYGDVYFHPNIYHCAKLAAGAALQLVDSVMTGKVRNGMALVRPPGHHSMRSAANGFCVFNNVAIAARYAKQKYGLKRVLIVDWDVHHGQGVQYCFEDDPSVLYFSWHRYEHQKFWPQLRESDYDSVGKDKGAGFNINVPWNQVGMKNSDYLSLFCHVLLPVAYEFCPDLVLVCAGFDSAIGDPEGKMCATPDIFAHLTHLLMNLAGGKLCAVLEGGYNLTSLPQSVCQTVQTLLGDPAPRPANLDGPCESALESLHCVRSAHRQYWSSLKHAADLPTSDISTKRIKLAEEEEGKSENGEEETSEEVWPEPLKRVPPPIRTAVVLPDGVTCPDGCKRFSSLEDPNQESVNKLRETLLKAEADSVALATLSSLIALVEKMEKNEICNGLALVADVSMAMMRLVQHAATAPHSRLLVVCVGDEVVPSLDTDDGKTLLVQFSSKESDKQKSKYHINVCLKKGCSDALGFTQAVLSLLLPLGYEYDPSLVLLVRMSDSGVCDSAWQQLTGLLLGLAQGRTLVLMQEAEKARVGLTASSLLGDAAPSLGQLDAPLPEDVEALERLRHRLQADWKLLQTTAAPDTGRGDAP; encoded by the exons ATGAAGATGGGGACAGCACTAATTTACGACGAGGAGATGACCAAGTATAAACTGCTCTGGGTTGA CCCGGCTTGTAAGATTGAAGTGCCTGAGCGTCTGACGGTGAGTTATGACGCTTTGATCCAGAACGGTCTGACAGATCGCTGCGTCTCTGTACCTGTCCGAGAGGCGACTGATGCAGACATCCTGCAGGTTCACAG CGAGGAGTACTTAGAGGCAGTGAAGAAGACCCCCTACATGACCTTGGAGGATCTGAAAGAGTTCACCCTGCAGTATGGGGACGTCTACTTCCACCCA AACATCTATCACTGTGCCAAGCTGGCTGCAGGGGCTGCACTGCAGCTCGTGGACAGTGTAATGACAGGAAAGGTGAGGAATGGCATGGCTCTGGTCAG ACCACCTGGACATCACAGTATGCGCAGCGCTGCCAACGGATTCTGTGTGTTCAATAATGTGGCCATAGCAGCTCGATATGCCAAGCAAAAATATGGGTTGAAAAG GGTTTTAATAGTTGACTGGGATGTACATCACGGTCAAGGGGTGCAGTACTGTTTCGAAGACGATCCAAG CGTGCTCTACTTCTCCTGGCACCGCTATGAGCATCAGAAATTCTGGCCTCAGCTGAGAGAATCGGACTACGACAGTGTTGGGAAAGACAAAGGGGCTGGATTCAATATCAATGTGCCCTGGAATCAG GTGGGAATGAAAAACAGCGactatctttctctcttctgtcaCGTTCTTCTGCCAGTCGCGTACGAG TTTTGCCCAGACCTGGTCCTGGTGTGTGCAGGCTTTGACTCAGCCATTGGTGACCCAGAG gGTAAAATGTGTGCCACCCCAGACATCTTTGCCCACCTCACTCACCTGCTGATGAACCTGGCAGGAGGGAAACTGTGCGCTGTTCTGGAG GGAGGATACAACTTGACGTCCCTCCCTCAGTCTGTGTGTCAGACAGTTCAAACTTTGCTTGGAGATCCTGCGCCTCGACCTGCAAATCTCGACGGCCCCTGTGAAAG tGCGCTTGAGTCCCTTCACTGTGTCCGATCAGCTCACAGGCAGTACTGGTCCTCCCTCAAACATGCAG CGGATCTACCCACCTCTGATATCAGCACAAAGCGCATTAAattagcagaagaagaagaaggaaagtcGGAGAatggagaagaggagacaagtGAAGAGGTGTGGCCTGAGCCTCTGAAACGTGTCCCTCCTCCGATCCGCACAGCTGTAGTCCTACCTGACGGTGTAACCTGCCCAGACGGATGTAAGCGCTTCAGCTCATTAGAGGATCCCAACCAAGAAAGTGTCAACAAACTCAG AGAGACTTTGCTCAAAGCGGAAGCTGACAGCGTTGCTCTAGCAACCCTCTCCAGTCTTATTGCCCTCGTAGAGAAGATGGAGAAGAATGAG ATCTGCAATGGCTTGGCTCTGGTCGCCGATGTGTCCATGGCGATGATGCGTCTTGTCCAGCATGCTGCAACTGCCCCACACAGCCG GcttcttgttgtgtgtgttggggaTGAAGTCGTCCCGAGTCTCGACACAGATGACGG GAAAACACTCCTGGTTCAGTTTAGCAGCAAAGAATCGGACAAACAGAAAAGCAAATATCACATCAATGTGTGCCTAAAGAAG GGTTGCAGCGACGCGTTGGGGTTCACACAGGCTGTGCTGAGCCTCCTTCTGCCTCTGGGATACGAGTACGACCCTAGTCTGGTTCTGTTGGTGCGGATGTCAGATAGCGGTGTGTGTGATAGTGCGTGGCAGCAGCTAACAGGCCTGCTGCTGGGCCTGGCACAAGGACGGACACTCGTACTCATGCAG gAAGCTGAAAAGGCTCGGGTTGGACTCACAGCTTCCTCTCTCCTTGGGGACGCTGCACCCTCTCTAGGGCAGCTTGATGCTCCTTTGCCTGAGGATGTGGAGGCATTGGAGAGGCTGAGACACAGGCTGCAGGCAGATTGGAAGCTTCTGCAGACTACAG CAGCACCAGATACAGGACGAGGTGATGCACCCTGA
- the aplnr2 gene encoding apelin receptor 2, translating to MDPQMSDLLASPSPSPSPFFHCDYSDWSPSFSIIPSVYLLAFLVGCLGNGLVLWAYVDKAEGRGARSGGRFCCTRQLDVNSSGRCEHNSYPEKSKENCGSSSGKSCRASSHSSSTSSSSYPPSTPRPSRSLTDSLIASLALADLCFLVTLPLWAVYTALGYHWPFGQPLCQVSSFLTALNMYASVFSLSMLSVERYWVLTGRRHSGHHHPRPSCPSRALWILGGVWVLAGILALPGLLLRSVKEVELHSEYEDDWQLEENLPTDSASVLLSCQMDYSMLIGAEMEEPDRDRVEMMWAAALSLKSTLIGFLLPLVILLVCYCSLAQLLSRHFGRGPRPDRRRQRRLLRVIISLVLAFFLCWLPLHVNKSVSMLLEFGFVPYSCALDQILLAAQPYVTCLAYLNSCLNPLLYAACDPAFRKRCRGALLMMCRRGGEGRERKKEAGEEGKEERSSASPTRTQEETARTEGEEEREGVDGPHELGLNI from the coding sequence ATGGACCCCCAAATGTCAGACCTCCTCGCCTCCCcgtctccgtctccctctcccttcttcCACTGTGACTACAGCGACTGGTCTCCTTCCTTCTCCATCATCCCCTCTGTCTACCTACTAGCCTTTCTGGTTGGTTGCCTCGGAAACGGCCTGGTGCTGTGGGCCTACGTGGACAAAGCTGAGGGGAGGGGAGCGCGATCAGGAGGACGGTTCTGTTGCACCCGTCAGCTGGACGTTAACAGCTCTGGAAGATGTGAGCACAATTCTTACCCGGAGAAAAGCAAGGAAAACTGTGGATCCTCTTCAGGAAAAAGCTGCAGAGCCtcttctcactcctcctccacctcctcctcctcttatcctCCCTCCACCCCTCGTCCCTCCCGCTCCCTGACAGACTCTCTCATAGCCAGCTTAGCCTTGGCTGACCTCTGCTTTCTTGTGACCCTCCCTCTGTGGGCCGTCTACACAGCGCTGGGCTACCACTGGCCTTTTGGGCAACCGCTCTGCCAAGTAAGCAGCTTCCTCACCGCCCTCAACATGTACGCCAGCGTGTTCagtctgagcatgctcagtgtgGAGCGCTACTGGGTTTTGACTGGACGCCGGCACTCCGGCCACCATCACCCGCGGCCGAGCTGCCCCAGCAGGGCTCTGTGGATACTTGGAGGGGTGTGGGTGCTGGCCGGGATTTTGGCACTTCCTGGTTTGCTGCTGCGCTCCGTCAAGGAGGTGGAGCTACACTCTGAATATGAGGATGATTGGCAGCTAGAAGAGAACCTCCCTACTGACTCTGCATcagtcctcctctcctgtcagaTGGACTACTCCATGCTGATTGGAGCAGAGATGGAGGAGCCGGACAGAGACAGGGTGGAGATGATGTGGGCGGCAGCTTTGAGTCTTAAATCCACTCTAATTGGCTTCCTGCTTCCCCTGGTCATCCTGCTGGTTTGCTACTGCTCCTTAGCCCAGCTCCTCAGCAGGCATTTTGGACGGGGTCCTCGCCCTGACCGCAGGCGTCAGCGGAGACTCCTGAGGGTCATCATCTCTTTGGTGCTGGCTTTCTTCCTGTGCTGGCTTCCCCTGCATGTTAACAAGTCTGTCTCCATGCTGCTTGAGTTCGGCTTTGTCCCTTACTCTTGCGCTTTAGATCAGATTCTACTGGCTGCTCAACCATATGTTACCTGTTTAGCTTATCTTAACTCCTGCCTCAACCCTCTCCTGTATGCGGCCTGTGACCCGGCATTCAGGAAGAGATGCAGGGGAGCTCTGCTCATGAtgtgcaggagaggaggagaggggagagagaggaagaaggaggcaggagaggaaggGAAAGAGGAAAGGAGTTCAGCTTCTCCCACAAGAACTCAGGAGGAGACAGCAAGgacggagggagaggaggagagggaaggggtGGATGGGCCACATGAATTAGGGCTGAACATTTGA